The following proteins are encoded in a genomic region of Alistipes shahii WAL 8301:
- a CDS encoding outer membrane beta-barrel protein: MNPGKTLLLLQFLLCAATAAAQSAAVRFRVADRATREAVVGAVAELRSRTDTAAAPLYTTSDIDGRGTFPRVPHGDYRLTVTSLGYDSLRRDLRVGTATVRLDSLWLAPRAEAIDQVTVEAPALRSSVRGDTLSYRASAYKVSFGADAESLISKMPGLEVADGGIEAQGRTVQRIYVDGREFFGNDVMSAIRNIPADMIESIDIYNSQSDQSEFTGVDTGEGHTSLNIVTLPDKRRGAFGRLYGAYGIADKYIGGGNVNIFDNDRRISVIGLANNISRQNFSFEDILGTTDRSGRKSPNSSFMVRPLDGISTVQAIGVNYSDDWGAKGKVTASYFFNRTDNRNTSQSDRQTFTSTDKLVLYNDENRSKTLNLNHRFNSRIDYKFSDRHSVMMRTSFSLQDNNSRNELRSRTDNKFSDDDIRFVYRRRNFGHNNSDGYNVSNHLLYRYRLPGAKSHNLTVGAGGTYRSYEQLSRPRQYTFRDPDNIECDTSDYSSRNITRTDRDQPGYDVNGNVSYTRSLSKRSRLSFEYRINYTDNSVERNTFVLTKENVFPDERNPRQSTEYDYAYLTHRIGSTYQYYFKKTKIAGTLHYQHAAFSSDYAFPYARKTETSFDNLTYSVVANINVNRNNTLKFNASGRTSNPRATDLQDIVNTTNRQNVFAGNPGLDPVYTHRLSGQYIRANPAKGRTFTVSAEATASPNTITDSLVIDSPDFVIDDEGTKLGEGNQYTKPVNLAGLWSLRASVNYGMPVRWLRSNLNFRAGISTGRIPSIINGERNFLNNNVYNAGLTLGSNISEAVDFRLSYTGRYNVSRSSSEVRTLDNTYFSQTAKAETTFVLWKRLVLRANADYNYYRGITDTFLEERLICNAMLGVKLFRNCLGEASVGVNDILDQNGTTFRRTVSGTTLRNVTNLAVGRYVSFQFTYNLRLFRRQSNAVMDALQGK, from the coding sequence ATGAACCCGGGAAAAACGCTGCTGCTCCTGCAATTTCTGCTCTGCGCCGCGACCGCTGCGGCACAGTCCGCAGCGGTGCGTTTCCGCGTCGCCGACCGGGCGACACGCGAGGCCGTCGTGGGCGCCGTGGCCGAGCTGCGCAGCCGCACCGACACCGCGGCGGCGCCCCTCTACACCACTTCGGACATCGACGGACGCGGAACGTTCCCCCGCGTGCCGCACGGGGACTACCGCCTCACCGTCACCTCGCTCGGTTACGACTCGCTGCGCCGCGACCTGCGGGTCGGCACGGCAACCGTCCGGCTCGATTCGCTGTGGCTCGCGCCCCGCGCCGAAGCCATCGACCAGGTGACCGTCGAAGCCCCGGCGCTCCGTTCGTCGGTGCGCGGCGACACGCTCTCCTACCGCGCCTCGGCCTATAAGGTCTCGTTCGGCGCCGACGCCGAATCGCTGATCTCGAAGATGCCCGGACTGGAGGTCGCCGACGGCGGCATCGAAGCCCAGGGGCGCACCGTGCAGCGAATCTACGTCGACGGACGCGAGTTCTTCGGCAACGACGTGATGTCGGCCATCCGCAACATTCCGGCCGACATGATCGAGAGCATCGACATCTACAACTCGCAGAGCGACCAGTCGGAGTTCACGGGCGTCGACACCGGCGAAGGGCACACGTCGCTCAACATCGTGACGCTTCCCGACAAGCGGCGGGGCGCCTTCGGCCGCCTCTACGGCGCCTACGGCATTGCGGACAAGTACATCGGGGGCGGCAATGTCAACATTTTCGACAACGACCGCCGCATCTCGGTGATCGGCCTGGCGAACAACATCAGCCGCCAGAACTTCTCGTTCGAGGACATTCTCGGCACGACGGACCGGTCGGGCCGGAAAAGCCCGAACAGCAGCTTCATGGTCCGCCCGCTGGACGGCATCTCGACGGTGCAGGCCATCGGCGTCAATTACAGCGACGACTGGGGCGCGAAGGGAAAGGTCACGGCCAGCTACTTCTTCAACCGCACCGACAACCGCAACACCAGCCAAAGCGACCGGCAGACCTTCACTTCGACGGACAAACTGGTGCTCTACAACGACGAGAACCGCTCGAAGACGCTCAACCTCAACCACCGCTTCAACTCGCGCATCGACTACAAGTTCTCGGACCGCCATTCGGTGATGATGCGCACCTCGTTCAGCCTGCAGGACAACAACTCCCGCAACGAACTGCGGAGCCGCACCGACAACAAGTTCTCCGACGACGACATCCGCTTCGTCTACCGCCGCCGCAACTTCGGCCACAACAACAGCGACGGTTACAACGTCTCGAACCACCTGCTCTACCGCTACCGCCTGCCGGGCGCCAAGTCGCACAACCTGACCGTCGGAGCCGGGGGAACCTACCGCAGCTACGAACAGCTGAGCCGCCCGCGGCAGTACACCTTCCGCGACCCGGACAACATCGAGTGCGACACGTCGGACTACTCTTCGCGCAACATCACGCGCACCGACCGCGACCAGCCGGGCTACGACGTGAACGGCAACGTGAGCTACACCCGTTCGCTCTCGAAACGCTCGCGCCTGAGCTTCGAATACCGCATCAACTACACCGACAACAGCGTCGAACGCAATACGTTCGTGCTCACCAAAGAGAACGTCTTTCCGGACGAGCGCAACCCCAGGCAGTCCACCGAATACGACTACGCCTACCTGACCCACCGCATCGGCAGTACGTACCAGTATTATTTCAAAAAGACGAAGATCGCCGGAACGCTCCACTACCAGCACGCCGCCTTCAGCAGCGACTACGCCTTTCCCTATGCGCGGAAGACCGAGACGTCGTTCGACAACCTGACATACAGCGTGGTGGCCAACATCAACGTAAACCGCAACAACACCCTGAAGTTCAACGCTTCGGGACGCACGTCGAATCCCCGCGCCACCGACTTGCAGGACATCGTCAACACCACCAACCGCCAAAACGTCTTCGCCGGAAACCCCGGTCTCGACCCGGTCTACACCCACCGCCTTTCGGGCCAGTACATCCGGGCGAATCCCGCCAAAGGGCGCACCTTCACCGTCTCGGCGGAAGCGACGGCCAGCCCCAACACCATCACCGACTCGCTGGTGATCGACTCGCCGGATTTCGTGATCGACGACGAAGGGACCAAACTGGGCGAAGGCAACCAGTACACCAAGCCGGTCAACCTCGCGGGACTTTGGAGCCTGCGCGCCAGCGTCAACTACGGCATGCCGGTCCGGTGGCTGCGCTCGAACCTCAATTTCCGGGCGGGCATCTCGACGGGCCGCATCCCGAGCATCATCAACGGCGAACGCAACTTTCTGAACAACAACGTCTACAATGCCGGACTGACGCTCGGCAGCAACATCTCGGAAGCGGTGGACTTCCGCCTGAGCTACACGGGCCGCTACAACGTAAGCCGGAGTTCCTCCGAGGTGCGCACGCTCGACAACACCTATTTCAGTCAGACGGCGAAAGCCGAGACGACGTTCGTCCTCTGGAAACGCCTCGTCCTGCGCGCCAACGCCGACTACAACTACTACCGGGGGATCACGGACACGTTCCTCGAAGAGCGGCTGATCTGCAACGCGATGCTCGGTGTCAAGCTCTTCCGCAACTGCCTGGGCGAAGCCAGCGTCGGAGTGAACGACATTCTCGACCAGAACGGCACGACCTTCCGCCGCACGGTGTCGGGAAC